Part of the Candidatus Methylomirabilis tolerans genome is shown below.
CGGGGCTCCCGGCCGATGGTTTGCTCCGGGACGAGTCGGCCCCGACGGGTGTCGCCCTGATCGTTGTCGATCGAGAGGGGCGCAATCAGATCGCAGTAGCGCCCGGCAGCAATCAGTTGCTCCTGCCGGCAGTCATTGAGCAGCACGAATCCTTCCTGACCTATGGGACTGTTCTGCTCGTGCAACTCGAGATTCCGATCATTACCGTCGAGCGGGCATTACGGTTTGCCAAGGCCCACGGGATGATGACAATCCTGAATCCAGCTCCTGCGTGCCCTTTGTCGGACGATCTCCTCCGTCACGTCGATCTGCTGACGCCGAACGAAACCGAGGTTGAAGCGTTGACAGGCATCACGGTCTCCGACCTGCCCAGCGCTGCGGCGGGGGCCAAGGCGCTGCTCTTGCGCGGCCCTCAAGCCGTGGTCATAACACTTGGAGCACAAGGGGCGCTGCTGTGCATAGCCTCGAGCGTGCGACATCTGCCGGCCATCCCGATCGAGGCGGTCGATACAACTGCCGCCGGCGACGCGTTTAATGGTGCGCTGGCCGCGGCCCTGGCTGGGAAGCCTCAGGCCGATGCGTTTCCCATAGGTCGATTACGGGTATTAGAGGACGCTGTGCGCTTTGCGAACGCAGCCGGCGCTCTGGCCGCGACTAAGCGCGGCGCGCAAGAATCACTGCCCACCAAGATCGAGATCGAGAGGCTGCTGGCAGGAAGTCCTTTACTATAATATGAAAGGTTCAATGAGGAACCGGACAGGCAACAACCGGAGTCGGTTCAAGCGAGCACGGGCAGAGATCGGTGGAGGGAGATTAGGCTAAAAAAAACTTAATGACGGGTTGTCGTCGGGGTCAAGACGGCTATGGCTGCGGGAAGGCGATGATGATCGAGTCCAGCGGCAGGATTCGATACTCCTCGTTGTTCCGATAGAAATAATGCCCCTCTACGCCCTCGGAAGCCTCTTCGAAGGCAGCAATCGCTTCGAGCGGGGGCATCTCCCGAAAGGAATTAGACCCTTCGTCGAAACCGTCGCCAGCCATCACGACTTGGCCATATCTGATGGAGGCGCCTCGCGGGCAGTGAACCGTCAGGGCATCCGGCGGTTCCCGAAGCATCCGGACCACCAGATTGATGCCATACACCTTAAACGATGCGCATGAAGTCAACCTTTCACCCATGTAATATGATATAACATAACAGGCGCACTGAGGGAAGTAGAAAATACTGCTGATTTCAGACGCCTGTTTTCGTTGCAGAGG
Proteins encoded:
- the rbsK gene encoding ribokinase encodes the protein MSAACLSGQVIVIGSANLDLTVTASRLPREGETVLGGELLLSNGGKGANQAIAALRAGAEVRFLAKVGRDPFGDRIYRDLVAAGLPADGLLRDESAPTGVALIVVDREGRNQIAVAPGSNQLLLPAVIEQHESFLTYGTVLLVQLEIPIITVERALRFAKAHGMMTILNPAPACPLSDDLLRHVDLLTPNETEVEALTGITVSDLPSAAAGAKALLLRGPQAVVITLGAQGALLCIASSVRHLPAIPIEAVDTTAAGDAFNGALAAALAGKPQADAFPIGRLRVLEDAVRFANAAGALAATKRGAQESLPTKIEIERLLAGSPLL